One Cupriavidus necator N-1 DNA window includes the following coding sequences:
- a CDS encoding DUF1329 domain-containing protein, with product MNYGMKSIALTLAALGAGTAIAAIPAEEAKQLEGALTPFGAIKAGNKSGTIPEYTGVPLTPPASFDPKNPGYLPDPFASDKPLFSIDAKNMAQHVDKLAEGVKAMLARHPGYHLNVYPSRRTMIYPKYALDGSMANATNCKLENDNLTGCQAGVPFPIPRNGEEAIWNHLLAFYGVSSTYTLGSYVVDRSGRMTLMSWFRASEDKPYWDSSNKGDGSAKLLSRVRYDTDEPARSAGERLLLISPIDQKEVAPVYQYLPGQRRVKLSPDLAYDTPNPSSGGVSAMDEVRGFYGKTDRFNWKLIGKKEMYIPYNAYKTLSPECSEEKMHTKDFLNPACVRWELHRVWHIEATLKEGKRHIFSKRIMYIDEDSFGAGVYDGYDAAGNLYRTTQQLPYYVYSDPKQGTGMFSQPFVTYDLQTGAYGSFNHVAFSRKGQVPVPGRVADREYTPGALAGGGIR from the coding sequence ATGAACTACGGCATGAAATCCATTGCGTTGACCCTCGCGGCGCTTGGCGCCGGGACCGCGATTGCCGCTATTCCCGCCGAAGAGGCGAAGCAACTGGAAGGCGCGCTGACACCTTTCGGCGCCATCAAGGCGGGCAACAAGAGCGGCACGATTCCTGAATATACTGGCGTTCCCCTCACGCCGCCGGCTTCGTTCGATCCGAAAAATCCAGGCTATTTGCCGGACCCGTTTGCCAGCGACAAGCCATTGTTCTCGATCGATGCGAAGAATATGGCGCAGCATGTCGACAAGCTGGCTGAAGGCGTGAAGGCGATGCTTGCCAGACATCCGGGATACCACCTGAACGTTTATCCCAGTCGCCGTACGATGATCTATCCGAAGTACGCGCTGGATGGCTCCATGGCGAATGCGACGAATTGCAAACTGGAGAATGACAACCTGACCGGTTGCCAGGCTGGTGTGCCGTTCCCGATTCCCAGGAATGGGGAGGAGGCGATCTGGAACCATCTGCTTGCGTTCTACGGCGTATCGAGTACGTACACGTTGGGTAGCTACGTCGTGGACAGGTCCGGAAGGATGACCTTGATGTCGTGGTTTCGGGCTTCCGAAGATAAGCCTTACTGGGATTCCAGCAACAAGGGCGATGGATCTGCAAAGCTCCTCAGCCGCGTTCGCTATGACACCGACGAACCGGCCCGCAGCGCAGGCGAGCGGCTGCTCCTGATCAGTCCGATCGACCAGAAGGAAGTCGCGCCCGTCTACCAGTATCTGCCCGGACAGCGCCGTGTGAAGCTGTCGCCGGACCTTGCCTACGACACGCCGAATCCGTCGTCGGGTGGCGTTTCCGCGATGGACGAGGTCCGCGGCTTTTATGGGAAGACGGACCGTTTCAACTGGAAGCTGATCGGCAAGAAGGAAATGTACATTCCCTATAACGCCTACAAGACGCTTTCTCCGGAGTGCAGCGAAGAGAAGATGCACACGAAGGACTTCCTGAACCCCGCCTGCGTGCGCTGGGAATTGCACCGGGTCTGGCACATCGAGGCAACGCTGAAGGAAGGGAAGCGCCATATCTTCTCGAAGCGGATCATGTACATCGACGAGGATTCCTTTGGCGCTGGTGTCTATGACGGTTACGACGCGGCGGGCAATCTGTACCGCACGACTCAGCAATTGCCGTACTACGTGTACAGCGACCCGAAACAGGGGACGGGGATGTTCAGCCAGCCGTTCGTGACTTACGACCTGCAGACCGGCGCCTACGGTTCCTTCAACCACGTCGCCTTTTCGCGCAAAGGCCAGGTGCCTGTGCCGGGCCGCGTGGCGGACCGTGAGTACACGCCAGGCGCGCTGGCCGGCGGCGGTATCCGCTAA
- a CDS encoding nuclear transport factor 2 family protein produces MANVLPGRFASSRWSCARQRGGPIKPAAWQSRPLTTTHFLKGQAMVPDDLSPNARLALRALACASERNLEGFRTCCAPDIVLDFPFHPNGAQTHYGVDEMIREFSVEKVFETFRIDPQEVLDCGDKIIIEGRSHGTYRSGRPPYGNHYIFIMACKDGKVTHWKEFYNPLEALKQNYGKPRPEKQAGA; encoded by the coding sequence ATGGCTAACGTACTGCCGGGACGCTTCGCGTCATCCCGATGGTCCTGCGCGCGACAACGCGGAGGACCGATCAAGCCGGCGGCCTGGCAATCCCGGCCGCTCACCACAACGCATTTCCTGAAAGGACAGGCAATGGTTCCTGACGACCTCTCCCCCAATGCGCGACTGGCACTGCGCGCTCTGGCCTGCGCCAGCGAGCGCAACCTGGAAGGGTTCCGCACCTGCTGCGCCCCCGACATCGTCCTTGATTTCCCGTTTCACCCGAACGGCGCTCAAACCCACTATGGGGTTGACGAAATGATCAGGGAATTCAGTGTCGAAAAGGTATTTGAGACCTTCCGCATCGACCCGCAGGAAGTGCTCGACTGCGGGGACAAGATCATCATCGAAGGCCGCTCCCATGGCACTTACAGGAGCGGTCGGCCGCCCTACGGCAATCATTACATCTTCATCATGGCCTGCAAGGATGGCAAGGTCACCCACTGGAAGGAGTTCTACAATCCGCTGGAGGCATTGAAGCAGAACTACGGCAAGCCGCGGCCGGAAAAGCAAGCCGGCGCCTGA
- a CDS encoding WD40/YVTN/BNR-like repeat-containing protein, giving the protein MNRPFRVLAICLACALPFTANAFQNPLSLPSKTIPHPDQAPMFAIAQAGSRTVSVGRHGVIAYQDRNGKAWRQAKVPVSSDLVGVSFVDERMGWAVGHGGVVLHSADGGATWAKQLDGKDAGQAALAYYRKHADDLGPENRDTVLKQAARWAEEATAQPFLDVWFKNESTGYIVGSFNRIMRTDDGGKQWIPLIDKIDNPGELHFYTVRGNGDDVYIAGESGSVWRWDEHKGKFILVKTPYDGSLFGLVLAGRAVLAYGMRGSLFRTFDRGASWEKIKTDVRGGIVAGDVSQTGEIIVASQSGDILRSSDNGGSFARAADPLPTAVAGLLAFPTGAYVTVGPRGVRTGESANRVPQSR; this is encoded by the coding sequence ATGAACCGACCATTCCGCGTTCTGGCGATCTGTCTTGCCTGCGCCCTGCCTTTCACCGCCAATGCCTTCCAGAATCCATTGAGCCTTCCATCGAAGACGATTCCTCATCCCGACCAGGCGCCGATGTTCGCCATTGCCCAGGCGGGTAGCCGTACCGTTTCCGTCGGCCGGCACGGTGTCATTGCCTATCAGGATCGTAATGGGAAGGCATGGCGGCAAGCGAAAGTTCCCGTTTCCAGCGATCTCGTCGGCGTGTCTTTCGTCGACGAGCGCATGGGGTGGGCGGTCGGTCATGGCGGCGTGGTGCTGCACAGCGCCGACGGTGGCGCCACCTGGGCCAAGCAGCTCGACGGCAAGGACGCAGGACAAGCGGCCCTTGCCTACTACCGGAAACACGCGGATGACCTGGGCCCGGAAAACCGGGATACGGTGCTCAAGCAGGCAGCGCGCTGGGCGGAGGAAGCCACCGCCCAGCCCTTCCTCGATGTCTGGTTCAAGAACGAGAGCACCGGCTATATCGTCGGAAGCTTCAACAGGATCATGCGCACCGACGACGGCGGCAAGCAGTGGATTCCACTGATCGACAAGATCGACAATCCCGGTGAGCTGCATTTCTACACCGTGCGCGGCAATGGCGATGACGTGTACATCGCGGGCGAGAGCGGCTCCGTATGGCGCTGGGATGAACACAAGGGCAAGTTTATCCTGGTCAAGACGCCCTATGACGGCTCATTGTTCGGATTGGTCCTGGCCGGACGCGCCGTCCTTGCGTACGGCATGCGCGGCAGCCTTTTTCGCACATTCGACCGGGGCGCCAGCTGGGAAAAAATCAAAACCGACGTCCGCGGCGGCATCGTCGCCGGTGACGTGAGTCAGACCGGCGAAATCATCGTGGCCAGCCAGTCCGGAGACATCCTTCGCAGTTCCGACAACGGCGGATCGTTTGCTCGGGCGGCCGACCCATTGCCCACGGCAGTGGCGGGTCTTCTCGCATTTCCGACCGGCGCATATGTCACCGTCGGACCCCGGGGCGTCCGTACCGGAGAGTCCGCCAACCGCGTCCCGCAGTCCCGTTAG
- a CDS encoding FAD-dependent oxidoreductase → MAETYDVVVVGSGAAGLMAAARAAYHGLSVLVVEKAHQWGGTSASSGGGVWVPNHGLGSPGDSREKALTYLQAVSKGDVRRDRLESFVDNGPRMLQFLEQIGVRLHVLDGYPDYFPDAPGAHIGRALFPYEIDAMEVGDSVHAMRSAPVRGKLFNRYSFGLDEAFTLATRAPRWRRVIISIFKRYWLDFEWRRITRRDRRLTMGNALTGGLRREVDRRGVKIQLNTALEDLVLHEGTVTGVRLVRNDRHYVAHVRHGVVMASGGFEWNQEMRNRYFTVPTPANWSSSPERANDGAGTLAAQRVGAATEFMETGWFIPSMLLPTIGVPNAEMTHQMSFDHGRPHSVCVNRNGVRFVKECIAYDQFGLAMLEDHATTGANMTVWLVFDAQFREKYNAGGFMLNAIMPDRKVPREWWNHYVYRADTIEELAARIEIDPKALSQTVRKMNEYARTGVDPEFGRGSDDYDRFTGDARITPNSSIGSIDTPPYYAVPVVLGDMGTKGGLKCDANARVLGPSDKPIPGLYAAGNAAGSPFGVCYPGAGGTIGPAMTFGFVAVEDIVARMPRRCQTDTVPPKAQSM, encoded by the coding sequence ATGGCAGAGACATATGATGTGGTGGTGGTGGGGTCGGGTGCCGCTGGTTTGATGGCGGCCGCGCGTGCGGCTTACCACGGATTAAGCGTACTGGTGGTGGAGAAGGCGCACCAGTGGGGTGGCACGTCCGCGTCCTCGGGGGGCGGTGTGTGGGTGCCGAATCACGGACTGGGCAGCCCCGGTGACTCCCGCGAGAAGGCGCTCACCTATCTGCAGGCGGTCTCGAAGGGCGATGTCCGTCGCGACCGGCTTGAGTCGTTCGTGGACAACGGGCCGAGGATGCTGCAGTTCCTCGAACAGATCGGGGTTCGGCTGCATGTGCTGGACGGCTATCCGGATTACTTCCCGGACGCGCCGGGCGCCCACATCGGCCGGGCGCTGTTTCCCTATGAGATTGACGCGATGGAGGTGGGAGACAGCGTGCATGCGATGCGCTCCGCTCCGGTGCGCGGCAAGCTGTTCAACCGCTATTCCTTCGGCCTGGATGAGGCATTTACGCTGGCGACCCGCGCGCCACGCTGGCGGCGCGTCATTATCAGTATCTTCAAGCGTTACTGGCTTGACTTCGAATGGCGCAGGATCACGCGGCGCGACCGCCGCCTGACGATGGGCAACGCGCTGACGGGAGGATTGCGCAGGGAAGTCGACCGGCGCGGCGTAAAGATCCAGCTCAACACCGCCCTGGAGGATCTGGTGCTGCACGAAGGCACGGTGACTGGTGTCAGGCTGGTGCGCAACGATCGCCACTATGTCGCCCATGTGCGCCACGGTGTCGTGATGGCTTCGGGCGGCTTCGAGTGGAACCAGGAAATGCGCAATCGGTATTTCACGGTGCCGACGCCTGCGAACTGGAGTTCCAGTCCGGAGCGCGCCAACGACGGCGCCGGCACCCTCGCCGCCCAACGGGTTGGGGCCGCTACGGAGTTCATGGAGACCGGCTGGTTCATCCCCAGCATGCTCTTGCCCACCATCGGCGTGCCTAACGCGGAAATGACGCATCAAATGTCGTTTGACCATGGCCGTCCCCATAGCGTCTGCGTCAACCGCAATGGCGTGCGCTTCGTCAAGGAATGCATCGCCTACGATCAGTTCGGCCTGGCGATGCTGGAGGACCATGCGACAACTGGCGCAAACATGACCGTCTGGCTGGTGTTCGATGCGCAATTCCGCGAGAAATACAATGCCGGTGGCTTCATGCTCAACGCCATCATGCCAGATCGCAAGGTGCCGAGAGAGTGGTGGAATCATTATGTCTATCGCGCCGACACCATCGAAGAGCTGGCGGCCAGGATTGAAATCGATCCCAAGGCATTGTCGCAGACCGTGCGCAAGATGAACGAATATGCCAGGACTGGCGTCGATCCGGAGTTCGGTCGTGGCAGCGACGACTATGACAGATTTACCGGCGACGCGCGCATCACGCCCAATTCCTCCATCGGATCGATCGATACGCCGCCGTATTACGCAGTGCCAGTCGTTCTCGGCGACATGGGGACCAAGGGCGGCCTGAAGTGCGATGCGAATGCGCGGGTGCTGGGCCCGTCCGACAAGCCAATACCCGGCTTGTATGCCGCTGGCAATGCGGCGGGGTCCCCTTTCGGTGTCTGCTATCCCGGCGCCGGAGGCACGATCGGCCCGGCGATGACGTTTGGGTTCGTTGCGGTGGAGGACATCGTGGCGCGAATGCCGCGGCGGTGCCAGACCGACACTGTGCCGCCCAAGGCGCAATCAATGTGA
- a CDS encoding indolepyruvate ferredoxin oxidoreductase family protein, giving the protein MRGNGWRGYATCQGDSPMRDVTVEDKYLLEAGMAMMTGIQALVRLPMLQRGLDRKRGLNTAGFISGYRGSPLGAYDLELWKAKAHLEREDILFQPGVNEDLAATAVWGTQTLGPLHRPTKDGIFAIWYGKGPGVDRSGDPLRHGNIAGTHPNGGVLVVAGDDHAGKSSSIAHQSESVLMHAGIPVLAPSNVQDILDFGLLGFALSRYTGLYAGLKVCNEVIEQTMTVAIPAHAGAWALPERGSAPPTGFHNYPSDRDRIQSEIVVKRYRLPLVERFLRANYVNRVLVEATQRRLGIVTAGKAVQDVRQALGLLGLSDAHATRLGISVYQLGCVYPLEPQGMADFARGQQELLFIEEKNPIVEHQAKVALYGQPGMPRIVGKTDEDGIAMIACDTQLEPLKLAIVIGERLRRLGIEDAEVAARVQRLIGQAELAAALNPPTDVVRAPYFCSGCPHNTGTRFPEGSVAAGGIGCHAMAMYSGPEMLTTSHMGGEGAHWYSVAHFSGVPHIFQNMGDGTYYHSGLLAIRGAIAANVNMTFKILFNDAVAMTGGQPVDGPLTPGDITRQVLAEGVKRCVLVTDRPDLYGPRSGLADGVAVHHRDHYDTVQRQLREIKGVTVVIYEQTCAAEKRRRRKRDKFSDPPRRMFIHAEVCEGCGDCSTQSNCVSVWPKETELGRKREIDQSNCNKDYSCVKGFCPSFVTVLGAEPRKPETADLAGLSLTGLPAPAVAPIGEAGFNLMISGIGGTGVVTIGALLGMAAHLERKACSIFDMTGLSVKNGAVFSHVRIAANQGQLRAARLGAAEADLALAFDAVAALSREPAATYDATRTRTVANARIVPVAAFQRNPDLTIDQRQIVRKLEKQCAELEVVDATGLGLALLGDAIAANLFLLGHACQRGLLPVTPEAVERAVEINGVAIAFNKKAFALGRYYAIDPAALEAAAGARQKINFKSLSELPDIVAHRSHMLTAYQNAAYAERYRRLVQRVVTAEERVMPGKTALAVAVARNFARLMAYKDEYEVARLYSDPAFKRQLRDAFEDGATIRYNLAPPLLARRDPGSGHLIKREFGPWLAKLFPLLANLKGLRGTPLDLFGYTAERRMERSLIDHYEMQMTMVADCLTPSSHAVAIELAGIAGQIRGFGHVKEANVVKARALERRTLERFHAACASACVEPRTAVQA; this is encoded by the coding sequence CTGCGCGGCAATGGATGGCGCGGGTACGCGACCTGCCAAGGAGACTCGCCAATGCGCGACGTAACGGTTGAAGACAAGTATCTGCTGGAAGCCGGAATGGCCATGATGACCGGAATCCAGGCATTGGTGCGGCTGCCCATGCTGCAGCGTGGACTCGATCGCAAGCGTGGACTCAATACCGCCGGCTTCATCTCGGGTTATCGCGGATCGCCGCTTGGCGCCTACGACCTGGAATTGTGGAAGGCGAAGGCACACCTGGAACGCGAGGACATCCTGTTTCAGCCCGGGGTCAACGAGGACCTGGCTGCAACCGCCGTGTGGGGCACGCAGACGCTTGGGCCGCTGCACAGGCCGACGAAGGACGGCATATTCGCTATCTGGTACGGGAAGGGACCGGGCGTGGACCGGTCGGGCGACCCGTTGCGGCATGGCAATATCGCCGGAACCCATCCCAATGGCGGCGTGCTGGTGGTCGCGGGGGATGACCATGCCGGGAAATCGTCGAGCATCGCCCATCAAAGCGAAAGCGTGCTCATGCATGCGGGAATCCCGGTGCTGGCGCCGTCCAATGTGCAGGATATCCTCGATTTCGGCCTGCTGGGATTCGCGCTGTCGCGTTACACCGGTCTTTATGCCGGACTGAAAGTCTGCAACGAGGTCATCGAACAAACGATGACGGTGGCGATCCCCGCGCACGCGGGAGCATGGGCATTGCCGGAACGCGGCAGCGCGCCGCCCACGGGCTTTCACAATTATCCCAGCGACCGCGACCGGATCCAGTCGGAGATCGTGGTCAAGCGCTACCGCCTGCCGTTGGTCGAACGGTTCTTGCGAGCCAATTATGTCAACCGGGTCCTGGTGGAGGCGACGCAACGCCGGCTTGGCATCGTTACCGCGGGCAAGGCGGTACAGGACGTGCGACAGGCGCTCGGTCTTCTGGGCCTGAGCGATGCGCACGCCACCCGGCTCGGCATCTCGGTCTACCAGCTGGGTTGCGTGTATCCGCTCGAGCCGCAAGGGATGGCGGATTTCGCGCGGGGACAGCAGGAATTGCTGTTCATCGAAGAAAAGAACCCGATCGTGGAGCACCAGGCAAAGGTGGCCTTGTATGGCCAGCCCGGCATGCCGCGCATCGTCGGCAAGACCGATGAAGACGGCATCGCAATGATTGCGTGCGACACGCAGCTGGAGCCGCTGAAGCTGGCCATCGTGATCGGTGAGCGCCTGCGGCGGCTTGGCATCGAGGACGCGGAGGTTGCGGCGCGTGTACAGCGGCTGATCGGGCAGGCGGAACTCGCAGCCGCTCTGAATCCGCCCACCGACGTGGTTCGCGCACCCTATTTCTGTTCCGGTTGTCCGCACAATACCGGAACCCGCTTCCCGGAAGGCAGCGTTGCCGCCGGCGGCATCGGTTGCCATGCGATGGCCATGTACAGTGGTCCGGAGATGCTGACCACCAGCCACATGGGCGGGGAGGGTGCGCATTGGTACAGCGTTGCCCATTTCTCCGGGGTGCCGCACATATTCCAGAACATGGGCGATGGCACCTATTACCATTCCGGGCTGCTGGCGATTCGCGGAGCGATTGCCGCCAACGTCAACATGACGTTCAAGATCTTGTTCAACGACGCGGTGGCAATGACGGGCGGCCAGCCGGTGGATGGGCCGCTCACGCCAGGAGATATCACGAGGCAGGTCCTGGCCGAAGGGGTGAAGCGCTGTGTGCTGGTGACCGACCGGCCCGATCTTTACGGTCCTCGCAGTGGCCTGGCTGACGGCGTCGCCGTCCACCACCGCGATCACTACGACACCGTTCAAAGGCAACTGCGCGAGATCAAGGGCGTCACGGTCGTCATCTACGAGCAGACCTGTGCCGCCGAGAAACGGCGTCGCCGCAAGCGCGACAAGTTTTCCGATCCGCCCAGGCGCATGTTCATCCATGCCGAGGTATGCGAAGGCTGCGGCGACTGTTCGACACAGTCCAATTGCGTGAGCGTGTGGCCGAAGGAAACGGAGCTCGGGCGCAAACGGGAAATCGACCAGTCGAACTGCAACAAGGATTACAGCTGCGTCAAGGGGTTCTGCCCGAGCTTTGTGACGGTGCTTGGGGCCGAGCCGCGCAAGCCGGAAACCGCGGACCTCGCGGGCCTGTCCCTGACTGGCTTGCCTGCTCCGGCGGTCGCTCCGATCGGGGAAGCGGGATTCAATCTCATGATTTCCGGCATTGGCGGCACCGGCGTGGTCACCATCGGCGCATTGCTCGGGATGGCGGCCCACCTTGAGCGCAAGGCCTGTTCCATCTTCGATATGACTGGCCTGAGCGTCAAGAACGGCGCGGTGTTCAGCCATGTCCGCATCGCCGCGAACCAGGGCCAGTTGAGAGCGGCCAGGCTGGGTGCGGCCGAGGCCGACCTTGCATTGGCCTTCGACGCGGTTGCCGCGCTGTCCAGGGAGCCGGCTGCGACTTATGATGCCACGCGCACGCGCACCGTGGCCAACGCGAGGATCGTTCCGGTTGCCGCATTCCAGCGTAATCCCGATCTGACCATCGACCAGCGTCAGATCGTCCGGAAGCTGGAAAAGCAATGCGCGGAACTGGAGGTCGTCGATGCCACCGGGCTGGGGTTGGCGTTGCTCGGCGATGCCATCGCCGCCAACCTGTTCTTGCTCGGCCATGCATGCCAGCGTGGCCTGCTTCCCGTGACTCCGGAAGCGGTGGAAAGGGCGGTGGAAATCAATGGCGTGGCGATTGCCTTCAACAAGAAGGCCTTCGCCCTCGGACGCTACTACGCGATCGATCCGGCAGCGCTGGAGGCAGCGGCCGGTGCGCGGCAGAAGATCAACTTCAAGTCCCTGAGCGAACTGCCCGACATCGTGGCGCACCGCAGCCACATGTTGACCGCTTACCAGAACGCCGCTTATGCGGAGCGCTATCGGCGCCTGGTGCAGCGTGTCGTCACCGCAGAGGAACGCGTGATGCCCGGCAAGACCGCCCTGGCAGTCGCGGTTGCGCGTAATTTCGCCAGGCTGATGGCTTATAAGGATGAATATGAAGTCGCCCGCCTGTATTCGGACCCGGCGTTCAAGCGGCAACTCAGGGACGCATTCGAGGATGGCGCAACGATCCGCTACAACCTGGCGCCGCCGCTGTTGGCCAGGCGCGATCCCGGGTCCGGCCATCTGATCAAGCGCGAATTCGGCCCGTGGCTGGCAAAGCTCTTTCCGCTGCTCGCGAACCTGAAGGGATTGCGCGGTACGCCGCTGGATCTGTTCGGCTATACGGCGGAACGCCGCATGGAGCGGAGCTTGATTGACCATTATGAGATGCAGATGACAATGGTCGCGGACTGCCTGACGCCTTCCAGTCATGCGGTGGCCATCGAACTGGCCGGTATTGCAGGGCAGATCCGGGGCTTCGGGCATGTGAAGGAAGCTAACGTGGTCAAGGCGCGCGCGCTCGAGCGTCGCACTCTGGAGCGCTTTCATGCGGCCTGTGCGTCCGCTTGCGTGGAGCCAAGGACCGCGGTCCAGGCGTAG
- a CDS encoding DUF1302 domain-containing protein, translating to MSNIKGWARGLHAAAALGLLIGVARDAQAFKFDLPDPDFEVRWDNTVRYNIGIRAEGRDSRIINNPLFDTSDMKFDQGDLVTNRVDLLSEMDVVYKGRHGFRISAAGWYDNAYSDTKVEGNPIFGPPSSYPGGNYTNYVKRYNRGPSGEFLDAFAFTKFDLGNVPVNLKLGQHTTYWGESLFSLSNSIAYSQGPVDVIKATANPGSQAKELFLPIAQISGQAQLTEELSVAALYFLDWKPWRLPDGGTYFGSANFFSVGGGTFVQPGVPFLGASDRPRNTGDWGVMGRWSPDWLQGTVGFYYREFDEKLPWVVFNPGFSSARLAYAENTKLYGVSLAKQLGGASIGAEVSYRKDAALNSNAALSAQGARGDTVHALVNGIAYFGNSPLWGAAPLTAELNYTHLIKAKSNGGLLPLEGTAACVSATPGVPGDVYDGCVTKNAWALNLSFEPVWYQVLPGVDLKAPLSYSIGLGGNAATLGGSRKGNGAYSIGLTAEVHNRYSISLKYNDYLVKFRDNGTAVTTNNGGGALYSDRGWVSLTFQTSL from the coding sequence ATGAGCAACATCAAAGGATGGGCCAGAGGCTTGCATGCCGCCGCCGCGTTGGGTCTGTTGATCGGCGTGGCCCGCGATGCCCAGGCCTTCAAGTTCGACCTGCCGGATCCGGACTTCGAAGTCCGCTGGGACAATACCGTTCGCTACAACATCGGCATTCGCGCGGAAGGCCGGGATTCGAGAATCATCAATAATCCGCTGTTCGACACGTCCGATATGAAGTTCGACCAGGGCGACCTGGTCACCAATCGTGTCGACCTGTTGTCCGAGATGGACGTGGTTTATAAAGGCCGTCACGGCTTCAGGATCAGCGCGGCCGGCTGGTACGACAATGCGTACAGCGACACCAAGGTCGAAGGCAATCCGATTTTCGGTCCTCCCAGCTCCTACCCTGGCGGCAATTACACCAATTACGTCAAGCGATATAACCGGGGCCCTTCCGGAGAGTTCCTGGATGCCTTTGCCTTCACCAAATTTGACCTTGGCAATGTCCCGGTCAATCTGAAATTGGGTCAGCACACCACCTACTGGGGCGAGTCGCTTTTTTCCTTGTCAAACAGCATCGCGTATTCGCAGGGTCCGGTGGACGTAATCAAGGCGACTGCCAATCCGGGCAGCCAGGCGAAGGAACTGTTTCTACCGATAGCGCAAATCTCGGGTCAGGCGCAATTGACTGAAGAGCTGTCGGTGGCGGCTTTGTATTTCCTCGACTGGAAACCATGGCGCTTGCCTGATGGCGGCACGTACTTCGGCTCCGCCAATTTCTTCTCGGTGGGCGGCGGTACCTTTGTCCAGCCCGGCGTCCCGTTCCTCGGCGCCAGCGATCGCCCCCGCAACACCGGCGACTGGGGCGTCATGGGCCGGTGGTCGCCGGATTGGCTGCAGGGCACGGTCGGATTCTATTACCGCGAGTTTGACGAGAAGCTGCCCTGGGTGGTCTTCAATCCCGGCTTTTCGAGCGCTCGCCTTGCCTATGCGGAGAATACCAAGCTCTATGGTGTCAGCCTGGCGAAACAGTTGGGCGGGGCGAGTATCGGCGCGGAAGTCTCCTATCGCAAGGATGCTGCGCTGAATAGCAATGCGGCACTCAGTGCTCAGGGGGCTCGTGGCGATACCGTGCACGCTCTTGTTAATGGCATCGCGTACTTTGGTAACAGCCCGCTGTGGGGCGCGGCTCCCCTTACCGCCGAACTGAACTATACGCACCTGATCAAGGCAAAAAGCAATGGTGGCCTGCTTCCGCTGGAGGGAACGGCCGCCTGCGTATCCGCCACGCCGGGCGTGCCGGGCGATGTCTACGATGGCTGCGTCACCAAGAACGCATGGGCGTTGAACCTGTCGTTTGAACCGGTGTGGTACCAGGTTCTGCCGGGCGTGGACCTCAAGGCCCCGCTGAGTTACTCCATCGGCCTCGGCGGCAACGCGGCAACCCTCGGCGGCAGCCGCAAAGGAAACGGCGCCTACAGCATCGGGCTGACGGCGGAGGTGCACAACCGCTATTCCATTTCGCTCAAGTATAACGATTACCTCGTCAAGTTCCGCGACAACGGCACCGCGGTCACGACCAACAACGGTGGCGGCGCGCTCTATTCCGATCGAGGCTGGGTTTCTCTGACTTTTCAGACCTCGCTCTAA